The following proteins are encoded in a genomic region of Helicobacter macacae MIT 99-5501:
- a CDS encoding aspartate-semialdehyde dehydrogenase yields MSNAKKYVVGIVGATGAVGEEIVRVLEEVGFPLERIVPLASKNSIGKSIEVQGKEVAVLETTDEVFSEQGIEIAFFSAGGSVSERYAPSAAKSGALVIDNTSFFRLDKDVPLVVPEVNPQDIADFAKKNIIANPNCSTIQMVQALAPLHKAFGIERVDVSTYQAVSGAGKKGMEELVLQMQKFFAFELDSASPSVFPHRIALNVIPHIDVFMENDYTKEEMKMIKETHKIMHADFPISATCVRVPVLRSHSESITVRFSCEVSAKDAKDALKSAQNIVLIDEPQNGLYPMPTIATDTNETYVGRVRVDNFDKKILHFWCVADQIRVGAATNAVRIAQKWCEIARGK; encoded by the coding sequence ATGAGTAATGCAAAAAAATATGTCGTAGGCATAGTTGGTGCGACAGGTGCGGTGGGAGAAGAGATTGTCCGCGTGCTAGAAGAAGTGGGTTTCCCACTAGAGAGAATCGTCCCACTTGCCAGCAAAAATAGTATCGGCAAAAGCATAGAGGTGCAAGGCAAAGAAGTCGCTGTGCTAGAAACTACCGATGAAGTATTTAGCGAGCAAGGGATAGAAATCGCGTTTTTTTCCGCAGGCGGAAGCGTAAGCGAGAGATATGCACCAAGTGCTGCAAAATCTGGTGCGCTAGTCATTGACAACACGAGCTTTTTCCGTCTAGATAAAGATGTCCCTCTAGTAGTCCCTGAAGTAAATCCACAAGACATAGCCGATTTTGCCAAAAAAAATATCATCGCCAATCCAAACTGCTCTACAATCCAAATGGTGCAAGCCCTAGCCCCCTTGCATAAGGCGTTTGGCATAGAACGCGTGGATGTCAGCACCTACCAAGCAGTAAGTGGAGCTGGCAAAAAAGGAATGGAAGAGTTAGTCTTGCAAATGCAAAAATTCTTTGCTTTTGAGCTAGATTCTGCCTCGCCTAGCGTGTTTCCTCACAGAATCGCGCTAAATGTTATCCCACATATTGATGTGTTTATGGAAAATGACTACACAAAAGAAGAAATGAAAATGATAAAAGAAACGCACAAGATTATGCACGCGGATTTCCCTATCAGCGCGACTTGCGTGCGCGTGCCTGTGCTGCGAAGCCATAGCGAGAGCATAACTGTTAGATTCTCTTGTGAAGTAAGCGCAAAAGATGCAAAAGACGCGCTAAAATCTGCGCAGAATATCGTGCTGATTGATGAACCACAAAATGGTCTATACCCTATGCCTACAATCGCCACAGATACCAATGAAACCTATGTGGGGCGAGTGCGTGTGGATAATTTTGATAAAAAGATTTTGCATTTTTGGTGTGTAGCTGACCAAATCCGCGTAGGAGCTGCTACAAACGCCGTGCGAATCGCGCAAAAATGGTGTGAAATAGCTAGAGGCAAATAA
- the nspC gene encoding carboxynorspermidine decarboxylase: MSQQENTKLADDLSSQEKVLSEDFDYFALPSPCYVLENHKLESNLEILDNIQKQSGAKILLALKGYAFWRKFDKVREVLAGSSASGIYEATLGFEEIGGRESSKEVCVFSPAYKPSEINALLSIATHIIFNSFAQWQKYKPSIESKNAQLAKLGLSPISVGLRLNPLFSEVEPEIYNPCAKYSRLGITPSEFEKGLKDLAKSSKKCEENKKHSVDSALEGIEGLHFHTHCEQGADALARTLEHIHRHFSSALKQMKWINLGGGHHITKKGYDTDLLISLIKDIKSKYDDIEVFLEPGEAVGWESGFLLGEVVDIVENEKKIAILDVSASAHMPDCLEMPYRPSVIKISRNQNRTSDNNDKKVLCEADKGECDSSTSKSGGKYAYRFGGPTCLAGDIIGDFSFDTPLEVGDRVAFLDMLHYTIVKNTTFNGVPLPSLGIIETSKSSKSSESGKERRFRLLKSFGYNDYKERN, encoded by the coding sequence ATGTCGCAACAAGAAAACACAAAGCTAGCAGATGATTTATCGTCCCAAGAAAAAGTTTTAAGCGAGGATTTTGACTACTTTGCTTTGCCCTCTCCTTGCTATGTGCTAGAAAATCATAAGCTAGAATCAAACCTTGAGATTTTAGATAATATCCAAAAACAAAGTGGTGCGAAAATCTTGCTTGCACTGAAGGGCTATGCGTTTTGGCGCAAATTTGACAAAGTGCGCGAAGTGCTAGCTGGAAGTAGCGCAAGTGGAATCTATGAGGCTACACTAGGGTTTGAGGAAATCGGTGGCAGAGAGAGCAGCAAAGAAGTATGTGTATTTTCCCCTGCATACAAGCCAAGCGAGATAAACGCACTTCTATCCATAGCTACGCATATTATTTTTAACTCCTTTGCCCAATGGCAAAAATACAAACCCTCAATAGAATCCAAAAATGCACAACTAGCAAAACTCGGCTTAAGCCCTATCAGTGTGGGACTACGACTAAATCCACTTTTTAGCGAGGTAGAGCCTGAAATCTACAATCCTTGCGCTAAGTATTCTAGGCTTGGGATTACTCCTAGCGAATTTGAAAAAGGCTTAAAAGACTTAGCAAAATCTAGCAAAAAGTGTGAAGAAAACAAAAAGCATAGTGTAGATTCTGCGCTAGAGGGAATTGAGGGGCTACACTTCCATACACATTGTGAGCAAGGTGCAGATGCACTAGCTCGGACGCTAGAGCACATACATAGGCACTTCTCTAGCGCACTTAAGCAGATGAAATGGATAAATCTAGGTGGCGGACATCATATCACCAAAAAAGGCTATGACACTGATTTGCTTATCTCACTTATCAAAGACATAAAATCAAAGTATGATGATATTGAGGTGTTTTTGGAGCCCGGTGAAGCTGTGGGCTGGGAGAGTGGGTTTTTGCTAGGAGAAGTGGTAGATATAGTAGAAAATGAAAAAAAAATCGCTATCTTAGATGTAAGTGCCAGCGCACATATGCCTGACTGCCTAGAAATGCCATATCGTCCAAGCGTGATAAAAATCTCACGCAACCAAAATCGCACTAGCGATAATAATGACAAAAAAGTGCTATGCGAAGCAGACAAGGGCGAGTGTGATTCTAGCACTAGCAAAAGTGGCGGTAAATATGCCTATCGATTTGGTGGTCCTACTTGCTTAGCGGGCGATATTATCGGGGATTTTAGCTTTGATACTCCGCTAGAAGTGGGGGATAGAGTGGCTTTTTTGGATATGCTACACTACACGATTGTGAAAAACACAACCTTTAATGGCGTGCCTTTGCCAAGTCTTGGCATAATAGAAACAAGCAAGTCTAGCAAATCAAGTGAATCGGGTAAAGAGCGCAGATTTCGCTTGCTAAAATCCTTTGGCTACAATGACTACAAAGAGCGAAACTAA
- a CDS encoding chemotaxis protein: MSNLANVDKITNLHKNNELQLLCFRIEKGRDLYAVNVFKIREVVKYRGVITIVSHEPSSLVEGLITIRELTIPLIDMRKWFFYDASNKTKDLRPYRIKQDGQDDIVMICEFSRWTIGVRVYEADRILSKKWTEIEQSTGGSAGNPSNKLVSRTRYFDGRLVQVVDIEKMLVDVFPWIDKEKEQDLEKVNKVRTRKEILLADDSPSVLKTMQIILDKVGVIHHDFPNGRRLLDYLFDPSTNIENIGMIITDLEMPEASGFEVIKQVKENSATSKIPIVVNSSMSGSSNEDMAMSLKANAFISKSNPLEIERAIQDLMIK, encoded by the coding sequence ATGTCCAATCTTGCAAATGTCGATAAAATCACCAATCTCCACAAAAACAACGAACTTCAGCTACTCTGCTTCCGCATAGAAAAAGGTAGAGATTTATACGCAGTAAATGTTTTCAAAATCCGTGAGGTTGTGAAATATCGTGGCGTGATTACTATCGTAAGCCACGAGCCTAGCTCGCTTGTAGAAGGGCTTATCACTATTAGGGAGCTTACTATCCCGCTTATTGATATGCGCAAGTGGTTTTTCTATGATGCGAGCAACAAAACAAAAGACTTGCGTCCGTATCGAATCAAGCAAGATGGGCAAGATGACATTGTGATGATTTGTGAATTTTCACGCTGGACAATAGGCGTGCGCGTATATGAAGCAGATAGAATCCTAAGCAAAAAATGGACAGAAATCGAGCAAAGCACAGGTGGCTCTGCGGGCAATCCTAGCAACAAACTTGTATCTCGCACTCGCTATTTTGATGGGCGGTTAGTCCAAGTGGTAGATATTGAAAAAATGCTTGTTGATGTGTTCCCTTGGATAGACAAAGAAAAAGAGCAAGATTTAGAAAAAGTAAATAAAGTCCGCACGCGAAAAGAGATTTTGCTAGCTGATGATAGCCCAAGCGTGCTAAAAACAATGCAAATAATCCTAGACAAAGTCGGCGTAATCCATCACGATTTTCCAAATGGTAGACGGCTTTTGGATTATCTTTTTGACCCAAGCACTAATATCGAAAATATCGGTATGATTATCACGGATTTGGAAATGCCTGAAGCAAGTGGATTTGAAGTGATAAAGCAAGTCAAAGAAAATTCTGCTACTTCAAAGATTCCTATCGTGGTAAATTCATCTATGAGTGGCTCAAGCAATGAGGATATGGCAATGTCGCTAAAGGCAAATGCTTTCATCTCTAAGTCAAATCCGCTAGAAATAGAGCGAGCGATACAAGACTTGATGATAAAGTAG
- a CDS encoding LL-diaminopimelate aminotransferase: MFEEIEFERIKRLPKYVFAAINEIKLKMRQNGEDVIDFSMGNPDGATPQHIIDKLCEAAQKPKNHGYSASKGIYKLRLAVSDTYKRKYGVELDPETQVCIAMGSKEGFVHLIQAITNVGDTAIVAEPAYPIHYYAFMLSGANVATFGLKWNDEYELDEEAFFASLKETLKNTMPKPKFVVTNFPHNPTTIVVYKRFYEKLVKLAKKERFYIINDIAYADLSFGGYVAPSIFEVDGALDVAVESYTLSKSYNMAGWRIGCVVGNSRLIGALQKIKSWLDYGIYTPMQIAATIALNGEQECVQEIARKYEERMEVLIESFGVAGWDMSKPKASMFIWARIPQVARHLGSLEFSKKLLQEAKIAVSPGIGFGNHGDEYVRIALIENRNRIRQAAKNLKAFLKQF, translated from the coding sequence ATGTTTGAGGAAATTGAGTTTGAGAGAATCAAGCGACTACCAAAATATGTCTTTGCAGCTATCAACGAAATCAAACTAAAAATGCGTCAAAATGGCGAAGATGTCATTGACTTTAGTATGGGCAACCCAGATGGTGCTACACCGCAACATATCATTGACAAACTCTGTGAAGCAGCCCAAAAACCCAAAAATCACGGCTACTCTGCAAGCAAAGGAATCTACAAACTTCGCTTAGCAGTGAGTGATACCTATAAGCGCAAATACGGAGTAGAATTAGACCCCGAAACCCAAGTCTGCATAGCTATGGGAAGTAAAGAGGGCTTTGTCCATCTTATCCAAGCTATCACAAATGTGGGCGACACCGCCATAGTCGCAGAGCCTGCTTATCCTATACACTACTACGCTTTTATGCTATCAGGAGCAAATGTAGCGACATTTGGATTAAAATGGAATGATGAATACGAGCTAGATGAGGAGGCGTTTTTTGCTTCACTAAAAGAAACGCTAAAAAACACGATGCCAAAGCCTAAATTTGTCGTAACCAATTTTCCACACAATCCAACAACTATCGTTGTCTATAAGCGGTTTTATGAAAAACTTGTAAAGCTAGCAAAAAAAGAAAGATTTTATATCATAAATGACATTGCGTATGCGGATTTGAGCTTTGGGGGGTATGTCGCGCCTAGTATCTTTGAAGTAGATGGCGCACTAGATGTCGCAGTAGAGAGCTACACTCTCTCAAAAAGCTACAATATGGCGGGCTGGCGTATCGGCTGTGTGGTTGGCAATTCTAGGCTTATAGGGGCGTTACAAAAGATAAAAAGCTGGCTTGATTATGGAATCTACACACCTATGCAAATCGCTGCAACAATCGCACTAAATGGCGAACAAGAATGTGTCCAAGAAATCGCTAGGAAGTATGAGGAGCGAATGGAAGTGCTGATTGAGAGTTTTGGTGTGGCTGGCTGGGATATGAGTAAGCCAAAGGCTAGTATGTTTATATGGGCTAGGATTCCGCAAGTGGCAAGACATTTAGGCAGTCTAGAGTTTTCTAAAAAACTCCTGCAAGAGGCAAAAATCGCTGTAAGCCCGGGGATAGGGTTTGGCAACCACGGCGATGAATATGTCCGCATAGCCCTAATCGAAAATCGCAACAGAATCCGCCAAGCTGCCAAAAATCTAAAAGCGTTTTTGAAGCAATTTTAG
- a CDS encoding MerR family transcriptional regulator, producing MAYTIKEVEEKTGISSHTLRFWAKNNLFPFIQRDDNNIRYFSENDLGWVATVHCLRQSGLSVGQIKEYVDLCLKGESTFEARLAIIQKQRDETLKIINEYQRALDKLESKVQFYEDAIYKREREKIERLNPNELKGYFENPQNKHYKGVGENAAKTLAK from the coding sequence ATGGCATACACGATAAAAGAAGTAGAGGAAAAGACAGGCATTTCAAGTCATACTTTGCGATTTTGGGCGAAAAATAACTTGTTTCCGTTTATACAAAGAGATGATAACAATATACGCTACTTCAGCGAGAATGATTTGGGCTGGGTAGCTACGGTGCATTGCCTTAGGCAAAGCGGGCTAAGTGTGGGGCAAATCAAAGAATATGTAGACTTGTGCCTAAAGGGAGAATCTACATTTGAAGCAAGGCTAGCCATAATCCAAAAACAACGCGATGAAACCCTAAAAATCATCAACGAATACCAACGCGCCCTTGACAAACTAGAATCTAAAGTGCAGTTTTATGAAGATGCTATCTATAAGCGCGAAAGAGAAAAAATAGAAAGACTAAATCCAAATGAGCTAAAAGGCTACTTTGAAAATCCTCAAAACAAGCACTACAAAGGCGTAGGAGAAAATGCTGCAAAGACTTTGGCAAAATAA
- a CDS encoding superoxide dismutase family protein, with amino-acid sequence MRENLSHRAKGKIGFLATCIFALSTISLAENTQNFDPKSAKNHLVIKMEILDNKNNKEAGEVVAVQTPYGVAFFPNLKGLKSGLHGFHIHENPNCGSNEKGLGMQAGGHWDPKKTNRHSFPWDNEGHKGDLPSLFVEKDGSANVPVLAPKIKNINEIKNRALMIHFGGDNHSDHPAPLGGGGARVACGVIQ; translated from the coding sequence ATGAGAGAGAATCTCTCACACAGAGCAAAAGGCAAAATCGGATTTTTGGCTACTTGTATTTTCGCGCTATCTACAATCTCCCTAGCAGAAAATACACAAAACTTCGACCCAAAAAGTGCAAAAAATCACTTAGTTATTAAAATGGAGATTTTAGATAACAAGAACAACAAAGAAGCAGGCGAAGTCGTAGCGGTGCAAACACCTTATGGAGTAGCATTTTTCCCAAATCTAAAGGGACTAAAATCTGGGCTTCACGGATTTCATATCCACGAAAATCCAAACTGTGGTAGCAATGAAAAAGGGCTAGGTATGCAAGCGGGGGGACACTGGGACCCAAAGAAAACAAATAGACATTCATTCCCTTGGGATAATGAGGGGCATAAAGGGGATTTACCTTCATTGTTTGTAGAAAAAGATGGTAGCGCGAATGTGCCTGTGCTTGCCCCCAAAATCAAAAATATAAACGAAATCAAAAATCGCGCTTTGATGATTCACTTCGGCGGGGATAATCACAGCGACCACCCCGCACCTCTTGGTGGTGGTGGAGCAAGAGTAGCCTGCGGAGTTATCCAATAA
- a CDS encoding nicotinate phosphoribosyltransferase produces MFREKNLALLCDFYEFLMSNGYLKSSIKDTICYFDVFFRQVPDNGGFVIASGQDSIVDFITNLQFSSQDLEFLRVQNLFSPDFLAYLAEFKFSGDIYGVREGEVVFANEPILTVRAKASEAQILETFILLALNHQSLIATKTNRIVRAAQTPSTKDTKDKKSKTQNRAILEFGSRRAQGIDAALSGARAAYIGGVQATACTLAGKIYGIKVAGTMAHSWVQAYDSELEAFREYCRLYPNNAILLIDTYDSLNSGIQNAIIALKELLQATSGKAKNYGIRIDSGDLCALSKRLRDMLDRAGLNEAKIVASGALDEIRIKQILQNGACIDAFGVGERLITAKSAPVLGCVYKLVAKEQNGKITPTIKISEEASKISLPHYKKLYRFFDKNSGEAVFDKLYLHDENLNEILDDKNYMAKELHIPYFKNGVRVYEKPSLEQIRVYAQKEVSKLNENLKQIDNPQENQTPIPTYEVRLSQNLSALREQLLAKAPQK; encoded by the coding sequence ATTTTTAGAGAGAAAAACTTAGCCTTGCTTTGTGATTTTTATGAATTTTTGATGAGCAATGGCTACTTAAAATCAAGCATAAAAGACACGATTTGCTACTTTGATGTGTTTTTTAGGCAAGTGCCTGATAATGGTGGCTTTGTCATCGCTAGTGGGCAAGATAGTATTGTGGATTTTATCACCAACCTGCAATTTAGCTCGCAAGACTTAGAATTTTTGCGCGTGCAAAATCTTTTTAGCCCTGATTTTTTGGCATATTTAGCAGAATTCAAATTTAGTGGGGATATTTATGGTGTGCGTGAAGGGGAAGTAGTTTTTGCAAACGAGCCGATTTTGACCGTGCGGGCAAAGGCTAGCGAAGCACAGATTTTAGAGACTTTTATCCTCCTAGCACTAAACCACCAAAGCCTAATCGCCACCAAGACAAATCGCATAGTTCGCGCTGCCCAAACTCCTAGCACAAAAGACACTAAAGACAAAAAAAGCAAGACACAAAATAGAGCGATACTAGAGTTTGGTTCACGCAGAGCACAAGGCATAGATGCCGCACTAAGTGGAGCTAGAGCGGCTTACATAGGAGGTGTGCAAGCCACTGCTTGCACGCTTGCAGGCAAAATCTATGGCATAAAAGTAGCAGGCACGATGGCTCACAGCTGGGTGCAGGCTTATGATAGCGAGCTAGAAGCATTTAGAGAATATTGCAGGCTATATCCAAACAACGCGATTTTACTCATTGACACCTATGATAGCCTAAATAGTGGCATACAAAACGCAATAATCGCGCTAAAAGAGTTGCTACAAGCCACAAGTGGAAAGGCAAAAAATTATGGCATTAGGATTGATTCTGGCGATTTGTGTGCGCTATCAAAGAGATTAAGAGATATGCTTGATAGGGCAGGGCTAAATGAGGCAAAAATCGTAGCAAGCGGTGCGCTAGATGAGATAAGAATCAAGCAGATTTTGCAAAATGGCGCGTGCATTGACGCATTTGGTGTAGGTGAGCGGCTAATCACTGCAAAAAGTGCCCCCGTGCTTGGCTGTGTGTATAAGCTCGTGGCAAAAGAGCAAAATGGCAAAATCACACCTACGATAAAAATAAGCGAGGAAGCAAGCAAAATAAGCCTGCCACATTATAAAAAACTCTATCGATTTTTTGACAAAAATAGTGGGGAAGCGGTATTTGACAAACTATATTTGCACGATGAAAATCTAAATGAGATTTTGGACGACAAAAACTATATGGCAAAAGAGCTACATATCCCATATTTTAAAAACGGCGTGCGAGTGTATGAAAAACCAAGCCTAGAGCAAATACGAGTGTATGCACAAAAAGAAGTATCAAAGCTAAATGAAAATCTAAAACAAATAGATAATCCACAAGAAAATCAAACACCAATCCCAACTTATGAGGTAAGGCTAAGCCAAAATCTAAGCGCATTGCGAGAGCAACTGCTAGCAAAAGCACCACAAAAATAA
- a CDS encoding nicotinamide phosphoribosyltransferase domain-containing protein, whose amino-acid sequence MTNNLKNPQYPTLLFIADCYKYTHASMYPQGLESVYSVLYCRNPRLDLSALNGHIVAFGMRQAIAKLKTLYAEFKAASEASIKSGLEFLYSDFMKLDKSQESYHFLIDKWLSLPNEIPIHFKVVPEGSFIPSHSPIITLQSTKQEHCWFVNFIETYLNSQIWKSCLVATNAARFKRIEYDCLGYYLDESYNFHDFAQRGMNGIEDCYNSSMGHILFFNGTDSMMALKHLYDEYGAQANLVGSIPASEHSVMCLGGQSGEVESFKRIMRAFPKSMVSIVSDTWNLWEIIEGLKHDKEANEMIQNRAFPIVLRPDSGDPFLILTGDAGSSDERARKGVIRLVDEYFSLSKVRIIYGDAITVERARAVYDWCKDNGYNPTEFLCFGIGSYAYNSGIRDDVGLVSKMTWARINGENKHLIKSPITGGEKLSLSGKVGIDRHTRKTKQFLDSDLENDFLSEDLSIPSLGDLRGFVKAEFLRVLG is encoded by the coding sequence ATGACAAACAATCTAAAAAATCCACAATACCCCACGCTACTTTTTATCGCTGATTGCTACAAATACACGCACGCGAGTATGTATCCACAGGGCTTAGAGTCTGTGTATAGCGTGCTTTATTGTCGCAATCCTAGACTTGATTTGAGCGCGCTAAATGGGCATATCGTAGCCTTTGGTATGCGCCAAGCAATCGCCAAGCTAAAAACGCTTTATGCAGAATTTAAAGCCGCTAGTGAGGCAAGCATAAAATCTGGGTTGGAGTTTTTATACAGCGATTTTATGAAGCTAGATAAATCCCAAGAATCCTACCATTTCCTCATTGATAAATGGCTTAGCCTGCCAAATGAGATTCCTATCCACTTCAAAGTCGTGCCTGAAGGGAGCTTTATCCCCTCGCACTCGCCCATCATCACGCTCCAATCAACCAAGCAGGAGCACTGCTGGTTTGTAAATTTCATAGAGACTTATTTAAATTCTCAAATTTGGAAATCCTGCCTTGTGGCGACAAACGCAGCGCGCTTTAAGCGCATAGAATACGACTGCTTGGGCTACTACCTTGATGAAAGCTACAATTTCCACGACTTCGCACAGCGCGGAATGAACGGCATAGAGGACTGCTACAACTCCTCTATGGGACATATTTTGTTTTTTAATGGCACGGATTCTATGATGGCACTAAAGCACCTCTATGATGAATACGGTGCGCAAGCAAACCTAGTTGGCTCAATCCCTGCAAGCGAGCATAGCGTAATGTGTCTAGGCGGGCAAAGTGGCGAGGTGGAGAGCTTTAAGCGCATTATGAGAGCTTTCCCCAAATCAATGGTGTCAATCGTGTCTGATACTTGGAATCTTTGGGAGATTATCGAAGGGCTAAAGCACGATAAAGAGGCAAATGAGATGATACAAAATCGCGCATTTCCTATCGTGCTGCGTCCTGATTCTGGAGACCCGTTTTTAATCCTCACAGGCGATGCAGGCTCAAGCGATGAGCGGGCGAGAAAAGGCGTGATAAGACTTGTTGATGAGTATTTCTCCCTAAGCAAAGTGCGCATAATCTATGGCGATGCTATCACGGTGGAGCGTGCAAGGGCGGTGTATGATTGGTGCAAAGACAATGGCTATAACCCAACGGAGTTTTTGTGCTTTGGGATTGGCAGCTATGCGTATAACTCGGGCATAAGAGATGATGTGGGCTTGGTAAGCAAGATGACTTGGGCACGGATAAATGGGGAAAACAAGCACCTTATCAAATCCCCCATAACAGGGGGCGAGAAGCTCTCACTCTCTGGCAAAGTAGGCATAGATAGGCACACGCGCAAGACTAAGCAGTTTTTGGATAGCGATTTGGAAAATGACTTTTTAAGCGAGGATTTAAGCATTCCTAGTTTGGGGGATTTGCGCGGATTTGTCAAAGCGGAATTTTTACGTGTGCTTGGATAG
- the cutA gene encoding divalent-cation tolerance protein CutA: protein MPQMPPKTTKYIAIQTTTPTKKEAHKIAKSLLKKRLCACIQIRKITSLYEWQGAICNEREYLLQIKTHKKHFEAIALFIGKIHSYDTPQIISLPIESMSEKYQKWLDKSIN from the coding sequence ATGCCACAAATGCCACCTAAAACCACCAAATATATCGCTATCCAAACAACAACACCCACAAAAAAAGAAGCGCACAAAATCGCAAAATCCCTGTTAAAAAAGCGACTATGTGCTTGTATCCAAATCCGCAAAATCACAAGTCTTTATGAATGGCAAGGGGCAATCTGCAATGAAAGAGAATATCTCTTACAAATAAAAACGCACAAAAAGCACTTTGAAGCAATCGCCCTTTTTATCGGCAAAATCCACTCTTATGACACACCACAAATTATTTCTTTGCCCATAGAATCTATGAGTGAGAAATATCAAAAATGGCTAGATAAATCTATAAACTAA